The Verrucomicrobium spinosum DSM 4136 = JCM 18804 DNA segment GATACCGGCGATGTTCTTGGTGGTGAACACAAACACCTCCCCGCGGGTGGGGCGGCGGAAGTGGTAGGCGAACTTGTTTACGATGACATGGTCACCGTTCTGCACGATGCCGCGGGCCAGCACCTGGCCCTTGCGGACATAAATGCTGCTGGCGTTTGCCATCTGCATGGTGGCACGACGGTCAGGGGTATCGCTGTTGCCTTCCATCATCTCCGTCCGGAGGTGGGCCCCGATGTTTAGCTCGCGTTCGAGCTGGATCTTGGGGCAGGAGATCCTGATGTCGTGTCCGTCTGCGAAGTGCAGGCGGCTGTAGGGACGGAAGATGAGGAACTTGTGTTCAGTGATGGTGTCTGAAAGACGGAGTGGTCCCTCATGGTCAGAGACCACATTCAAGTAGGTGGTGCCGGTAAAGAAGCCGCCGAGTTTGCCCAGAAAACCGGGATTGGGGTCTTTTTCAGTCGCTTCAGCGCGGATGCCGTTGAGCGTGGGTTGCATGGATCCGGTGGGGATCTGGAAAGGCTGGGCGATATAGGAGCGGATGCCCAGGGCGATGACGATGGAGACGAAGAAGACCTCGATGTTCTCTGCCCACTCCGTGGTGCGGGCGTCCGGCAGGGCCCGCTCACACACCTGGTTCAGCTGCTTGCTCAGCTCATCAATGCGAGTGCTGTTGCGCTGGCTGATGGCGGCGTCCAGCTCACCACGCAGGCCGATGATCTCGTCCACCTTGGCGGTGGGCAGCAGGTCCCGCTTGTAGTGGAGGAAACGGGTGACCCCCTTGCGGAGCAGCTTGGCGTGCTTGATGAAGCGCGGTTGGAACATGGCTGGCTGTGACTGGGTGGTGGTCGGTTGGTGAGGCGCTTGTGGGCGCGGAAAGAGGGAGGGGCGGTGGCCTGCCCCTGCACTGACGCACCAGGAGCAGCGTGATGAGGGGCTGCTCAATCCCCGGTCTTGAGCACCTGGATGAAGGCCTCCTGCGGGATGTTGACGCGGCCAATGGCTTTCATGCGCTTCTTGCCTTCCTTCTGCTTTTCCAAGAGCTTGCGCTTGCGGGAGATGTCACCGCCGTAGCACTTGGCAGTCACGTCCTTGCGCATGGCGCTGATGGATTCGCGGGCAATGACCTTGCCGCCGATGGCGGCCTGGATGGCGACAACGAAGAGCTGCACTGGGATGACCTCCTTGAGTTTGGCGGCGAGAGCGCGGCCGCGGGATTCCGCCTTGCTGCGGTGGACGATGCAGGAGAAGGCGTCCACGGGCTCACCGGCGATGAGCATGTCCATCTTAACGAGGTCGGACGCCACATAGCCTGCATGTTCATAGTCCATGCTGCCGTAGCCGCGGGTCACGCTCTTGAGCTTGTCGTTGAAGTCCACGAGGATTTCGTTGAGCGGCAGCATGCACTGCAGCATCACGCGGTTGTCATCGAGTGTCTCGGTGTGCTGCACGTCGCCACGCTTGTCCATGACAAGTTGCATCATGTCTCCGATGTACTCGTTGGGCACCATGAGGAAGATCTTCACCATGGGCTCGCGGATTTCCTCGATCTCCGGAACGGGCGGGAGGAAAGAGGGGTTGTCCACGATGACCAACTCACCGTTGGTCTTCAGCACCTCGTAGATAACGCTCGGGTACGTGGAAATCACGTCCATCTGGAACTCCCGGCGAAGGCGCTCCTGGATGATCTCCATGTGGAGCAGTCCCAGGAAGCCGCAGCGAAAGCCGAAGCCCAGGGCGGCGGAGCTTTCCGCCATGTAGCTGAAGGCGGCATCGTTGATCTGCAGCTTGCCCATCGCCATCTTCAGCGACTCAAAGTCATCGGTGCTCACGGGGTAAATGCCGCTGAACACGAGGGGGTGAATTTCTTTGAAGCCAGGGAGGGGCTCGGGGGCGGGCCTGCGAGTCTCTGTGACGGTGTCGCCGATCTTCACATCCGACGTGGCTTTCACGTTGGCAATGATGTAGCCGACATCGCCGACGTGCAGCTCTGGCACGGTGGACATCTTGGGGCGGAAGACGCCGACATCCTTTACTTCATAGTCCAGTCCGGTGGACATCATGCGCACCTTCATGCCTCGCTTCACGCTGCCGCTGAAAATTCGGACATAGGAAACCACGCCGCGGTAGGCATCGAAGACGGAGTCAAACACCGAGGCGCGCAGGTGTTCTTCACCGAGGGACGTGGGAGCGGGGATGTACTTCACCACGGCCTCCAGAATGTCCTCAATACCGATGCCCATCTTGGCGCTGGCCGGCACGGCTTCATCGGAGGAGAGCTGGAGAATGTCCTCCAGCTGCTTTTTCACCCGCGGCACGTCGGCGCTGGGAAGGTCGATCTTGTTGATGACCGGGATGACGTGCAGGTTCTGCTGCATCGCCAGGTTCAGGTTGGCGACGGTCTGGGCCTCCACACCCTGGGACGCATCAACCAGGAGCAGGGCACCTTCACAGGCTGCAAGGGAGCGTGAGACTTCGTAAGAGAAGTCCACGTGTCCCGGGGTGTCTAGAAGGTTGAGTTTGTAGGTCTTCCCGTCCTTGGCCTTGTAGCTCATGGTCACCGGGTGCGCCTTGATCGTGATGCCACGTTCGCGCTCCAGATCCATGGAATCGAGCAACTGATCTTGCTGCTGACGCTCTGAGATGGTCTTCGTGAACTCCAGCAACCGGTCGGAGAGAGTGGTCTTCCCGTGGTCAATGTGGGCGATGATGGAGAAGTTGCGGGTCAGTTCGATGGACATCAGAGGTCGGGGGGACGGGAAAAAGGGGGATGAGACTTAATCGCTGAACTGCAACTTGGCAAGGGGGGCTTATCCGCCGGAGAAGTGGGAGAGGAGGGTGACGGCGAGGTTGCTGCCGGCGTGCACGAACATACTGGCGGCCAGTTTCCCGGTCCGCTGATACACCCAGCAGAAAAGCAGGCCGTAGAGGAAGACATGAACGGTGCCGTTCACGCTGTAAAAATGGGACCCCGCGAAGACGAAGCTGGAAATCGCCATGCCAACCAGGGTGCCCCACCGGGCCTGCACGGACCTGAAGATGAAGCCGCGGAAGATGATCTCCTCGACAAAGGGAGCCATGAGCACGCTCCAAAAGATGCTCAGGGGGAGTGCAAGTTCGCCTTGGTCCGAGAAGGACCGGCTGAGGCCATCCAGCACGCTGGAGGCGGAGCCCAGGCACGCCAGACCGGCATCGACGAAGTGGAAAAGCCACGGCAGCAGGCCCATGCTGGTGACCCCTAAACCGAGGTAACTGAGCGAGACGAAGTCGCGATTCAGGAAACCAAAGACCTCGGCCAGTCGCGAGAATCGGGGGCCATATGTGCTGCAGAGAGGGAGCAACGGCAGCGCAGCCATCGCGGTGGCCCAGCCCAGCCAGATCCACGTGTTGGTCTGCCACGCCGCGTATTCGTCCACGATTGACCCAATCATGGCCGCCACCCAAGGGTACAGCGAGGCGAAGACGTGTTGATTCAGCCAGAGTGCCGCCAGTGCCGCCAGGGCGAAGGTGCCGACTACGCGAGGGCCCGGCCAGAGCCGATAGAGGCGGCGATGGGACGCAGGTTGCTTCAGGCGGGGCCGGGACAGGGCCATCCAGGCCGCCGGAATGGCCAGCAGCCCCAGCACCGTGAGATCTACCAACACGATGGCGGCGAACACGATGTTGCCCATTGCGTTTTCCTGGGCCTTCCGGAGAGCTGGTTGATCGATTCGGTCCTGCAGTTGGTACTGGGCAGCGAGAAATGCCACCCACCAATCGACCGGTTGCTTGCGGAGGTACTCCTCGAAATCGTTGCGTTCGCCTTCTGCCAGCGGGGTGCCATCCACAGCGCCTTTTACATAGCGGTAGGTGGGCTCTTTCCGTCCTTTCTCGCTGACGGATTCCAGTGCCTCAAGAGCAATTTCCTTCCAGTCTCCTGAAGCATCCCCTTTGTCCTGACTGAAGCGCAGGCTCACCAAGGCCAGGTCCAATTGCAAGAGGTCCGATGAATATCCTTCTTCTTCCACGGACTTGAAGGTTTCATAGACATCGTCTGGGATGGCTTCCAACTCGAGCATCCACTTGATCAAGCCCGGCCCGTTGTACCCCTCCTGAGTGTACTCGTCATGAACGAGCATGGAGTTGGCGATGTAGTTGCGGAACGCCTCTGAGGTGCTTGCGCTCGCGCCTGAGCCGCCGTTCCACGACCATTCCGTCGCCCACCAGATGGAAAGGATGACGGCGGTCAATGCCCAGAGTTGCATTTCATGCACCAGCCCCATGCCACCCTGAACTTGGCGATTGGAGGAGTGCCCGGTGACGTTCCGGTTG contains these protein-coding regions:
- the lepB gene encoding signal peptidase I, giving the protein MFQPRFIKHAKLLRKGVTRFLHYKRDLLPTAKVDEIIGLRGELDAAISQRNSTRIDELSKQLNQVCERALPDARTTEWAENIEVFFVSIVIALGIRSYIAQPFQIPTGSMQPTLNGIRAEATEKDPNPGFLGKLGGFFTGTTYLNVVSDHEGPLRLSDTITEHKFLIFRPYSRLHFADGHDIRISCPKIQLERELNIGAHLRTEMMEGNSDTPDRRATMQMANASSIYVRKGQVLARGIVQNGDHVIVNKFAYHFRRPTRGEVFVFTTKNIAGIEGRNFDERWGSQHYIKRLGGVPEDTVSIKDSQLFINGQLATEPGFKRVMTGTYTEPKDGYRGYEDAIQDFTGRRVPVREIALQKKQYLALGDNSYQSSDSRYWGPVPEQNVVGPGWFCYWPLTSHWGVIR
- the lepA gene encoding translation elongation factor 4; this encodes MSIELTRNFSIIAHIDHGKTTLSDRLLEFTKTISERQQQDQLLDSMDLERERGITIKAHPVTMSYKAKDGKTYKLNLLDTPGHVDFSYEVSRSLAACEGALLLVDASQGVEAQTVANLNLAMQQNLHVIPVINKIDLPSADVPRVKKQLEDILQLSSDEAVPASAKMGIGIEDILEAVVKYIPAPTSLGEEHLRASVFDSVFDAYRGVVSYVRIFSGSVKRGMKVRMMSTGLDYEVKDVGVFRPKMSTVPELHVGDVGYIIANVKATSDVKIGDTVTETRRPAPEPLPGFKEIHPLVFSGIYPVSTDDFESLKMAMGKLQINDAAFSYMAESSAALGFGFRCGFLGLLHMEIIQERLRREFQMDVISTYPSVIYEVLKTNGELVIVDNPSFLPPVPEIEEIREPMVKIFLMVPNEYIGDMMQLVMDKRGDVQHTETLDDNRVMLQCMLPLNEILVDFNDKLKSVTRGYGSMDYEHAGYVASDLVKMDMLIAGEPVDAFSCIVHRSKAESRGRALAAKLKEVIPVQLFVVAIQAAIGGKVIARESISAMRKDVTAKCYGGDISRKRKLLEKQKEGKKRMKAIGRVNIPQEAFIQVLKTGD
- a CDS encoding CPBP family intramembrane glutamic endopeptidase, with the translated sequence MPPTSGDESGIEPRPSSSPPDPAAHGNRNVTGHSSNRQVQGGMGLVHEMQLWALTAVILSIWWATEWSWNGGSGASASTSEAFRNYIANSMLVHDEYTQEGYNGPGLIKWMLELEAIPDDVYETFKSVEEEGYSSDLLQLDLALVSLRFSQDKGDASGDWKEIALEALESVSEKGRKEPTYRYVKGAVDGTPLAEGERNDFEEYLRKQPVDWWVAFLAAQYQLQDRIDQPALRKAQENAMGNIVFAAIVLVDLTVLGLLAIPAAWMALSRPRLKQPASHRRLYRLWPGPRVVGTFALAALAALWLNQHVFASLYPWVAAMIGSIVDEYAAWQTNTWIWLGWATAMAALPLLPLCSTYGPRFSRLAEVFGFLNRDFVSLSYLGLGVTSMGLLPWLFHFVDAGLACLGSASSVLDGLSRSFSDQGELALPLSIFWSVLMAPFVEEIIFRGFIFRSVQARWGTLVGMAISSFVFAGSHFYSVNGTVHVFLYGLLFCWVYQRTGKLAASMFVHAGSNLAVTLLSHFSGG